A stretch of Bacteroides sp. DNA encodes these proteins:
- a CDS encoding BamA/TamA family outer membrane protein, giving the protein MFKNLIKFFLPIGLAFLLFSGCNPARNIPSDQYLLNRNRIKVSDAEVKTEELKPYLRQKPNRRILGLYRFHLQVYQLAERGKENGLKRWIKNAIGEPPVVFDPVLMESSQRQFELFMQGKGYFNANIDTRIDTNGRKANIIYLIEGKTPYRIRDFKYVIPDDYLASFIWADSLNTLIHRQDQYNADLLESERERITRQLRNQGFYNFSKDFIFFHVDSMVGGHQVDIDLHVSQPNAQRGPGNDSLPELRHKRYMVDQVFIYPDFSPFLSGTTPFDTTFFAPSKLGKGPVYQFLHNDPMSIRPRAVVHNILIEPGRYFRGRNVELTYNYLSGLRNYRFINIQFSENLQPHQGEPSDTLGFLDARIQLARSPSNAFTVEAEGLNSSGNLGVAGNFLFTNRNIFRGAERLNIRLKGALEVSGESARQEVINRLPFNTVELGAEVSIDFPKLLAPIPMESLSKNARPRSTVLTGINYRQRPDYTRYIFNVSYGFEWSENVRKRHYLYPIEISSIKVFNDSILQSRIPAGNPLILSRYKDHLTAGIKYSYVFSSQQLGREADFMYFRGNFESAGNLMQLASSVFDANTNEDGNYTLFNIPFAQYLKGDADWRYYKLFDQRSTLAFRLMAGAGIPYGNSRVMPFVRSFYGGGANSVRAWRIYTLGPGSYRDSLGIRFDRYGDIKLEANIEHRFAIYRFWHAAFFADAGNVWFINENPQFPGGEFSLDDFYREIAIGAGAGLRLDFDFFVVRIDAAFPVHDPSRELGERWIDDWPRLRTWNFNLGIGYPF; this is encoded by the coding sequence GTGTTTAAAAACCTGATCAAATTTTTCTTACCGATAGGCCTGGCCTTCCTGCTTTTCTCAGGTTGTAACCCTGCCCGTAATATCCCTTCGGATCAGTATCTTCTGAACCGGAACAGGATAAAGGTATCGGATGCTGAGGTAAAGACAGAAGAGTTAAAGCCCTATTTAAGGCAAAAGCCCAACCGTCGCATCCTGGGGCTTTACCGTTTTCACCTCCAGGTCTACCAGCTGGCTGAAAGGGGGAAGGAGAACGGCCTGAAGCGCTGGATAAAAAACGCCATTGGAGAACCTCCCGTGGTCTTCGACCCGGTATTAATGGAAAGCAGTCAACGGCAGTTCGAGCTTTTTATGCAGGGAAAAGGATATTTTAATGCAAATATTGATACCAGAATTGACACCAATGGACGGAAGGCAAATATCATCTACCTCATCGAAGGTAAAACCCCTTACAGAATCAGAGATTTTAAGTATGTCATCCCGGATGATTACCTTGCTTCCTTTATTTGGGCCGATTCACTGAATACCCTGATCCATAGGCAGGATCAATATAATGCTGATCTGCTGGAAAGTGAACGGGAACGAATCACCCGGCAACTTCGAAACCAGGGGTTTTACAATTTTTCAAAAGACTTCATCTTTTTCCATGTGGACAGTATGGTAGGTGGTCACCAGGTTGACATTGACCTGCACGTCAGTCAGCCGAATGCCCAGAGAGGCCCGGGCAATGACAGCCTTCCTGAATTACGGCACAAGCGGTATATGGTTGACCAGGTCTTTATTTATCCTGATTTTTCTCCCTTCCTTAGCGGAACCACCCCCTTCGATACAACCTTTTTTGCCCCCTCTAAGCTAGGAAAAGGACCGGTATATCAGTTCCTCCACAACGATCCCATGAGTATCAGGCCAAGGGCGGTGGTTCATAATATTTTAATTGAACCCGGCCGGTATTTCCGGGGAAGGAATGTCGAACTGACTTATAATTACCTTAGCGGCTTGCGCAATTACAGGTTCATCAATATCCAATTTTCTGAGAACCTGCAGCCACATCAGGGTGAACCTTCCGATACCCTTGGTTTTCTGGATGCCCGCATACAGCTGGCCCGATCTCCTTCCAATGCCTTCACAGTGGAAGCTGAAGGGCTGAACTCCTCGGGCAACCTTGGCGTAGCGGGAAACTTTCTTTTCACCAACCGGAACATTTTCAGGGGTGCCGAGAGGCTTAACATCCGCCTGAAAGGCGCATTGGAAGTATCAGGAGAATCAGCCAGACAGGAAGTAATCAACCGTTTGCCCTTCAATACCGTTGAACTGGGCGCCGAGGTAAGCATTGACTTCCCAAAGTTACTGGCTCCGATCCCCATGGAAAGCCTTTCAAAGAACGCACGCCCGCGCAGCACCGTGCTCACTGGTATCAACTACCGCCAACGCCCCGACTATACGCGTTATATCTTCAACGTCAGCTATGGGTTTGAATGGAGCGAAAACGTCAGGAAGCGTCATTACCTCTACCCCATCGAGATCAGTTCAATCAAGGTATTTAACGACTCCATCCTGCAGTCGAGGATTCCTGCGGGAAATCCATTGATCCTAAGCCGTTACAAAGATCACTTGACGGCAGGTATCAAATACTCCTATGTTTTCAGCTCACAGCAACTTGGCAGGGAAGCCGACTTTATGTATTTCCGTGGAAACTTTGAATCGGCTGGCAACCTGATGCAACTTGCCAGCAGTGTTTTCGATGCTAACACCAATGAAGACGGAAACTATACCCTTTTCAACATCCCCTTTGCGCAATATTTGAAAGGGGATGCCGACTGGCGCTATTATAAGTTATTCGATCAGAGGAGCACCCTGGCTTTCCGCCTGATGGCAGGTGCCGGGATCCCCTATGGCAATTCAAGGGTGATGCCATTTGTCAGGAGCTTTTATGGAGGTGGGGCTAACAGTGTCCGTGCCTGGAGGATTTACACCCTGGGACCAGGGTCTTACCGCGACAGCCTGGGGATACGCTTTGACCGTTACGGGGATATTAAACTGGAAGCCAATATTGAACACCGTTTTGCCATTTACCGCTTCTGGCATGCAGCCTTTTTTGCTGATGCTGGCAACGTTTGGTTTATCAATGAAAACCCACAGTTTCCCGGGGGAGAATTCTCTCTGGATGACTTTTACCGTGAGATTGCTATCGGAGCGGGTGCAGGCCTTCGCCTCGACTTTGACTTCTTTGTTGTTCGTATTGATGCCGCCTTTCCTGTCCACGATCCTTCCCGTGAGCTTGGTGAACGATGGATTGACGACTGGCCCCGGCTAAGAACCTGGAACTTCAACCTGGGGATTGGTTATCCTTTCTGA
- a CDS encoding AAA family ATPase: MTPKDIRQAILKEFPYSPTEDQSQLIDLMADYILKGDSSSVFVLKGYAGTGKTTIVSSLVRILPSLRANSILLAPTGRAAKVLAGYSGRKAFTIHKKIYRLLPTADGSVSVELQQNKHKNTFFIVDEASMIGGTRSEQSELFGGTNLLDDLLRFVSEGINCRLVLIGDTAQLPPVMTTESPALSEKFLSQRYHLKIWNFELREVVRQARDSGILHNATMIRQMLGAGKEGYPQMQLPGFSDIRRLEGPDAADEVNNAYMSRDMEQSLIVCRSNKRANLFNQHIRSRVLFREDEISAGDLLMVVKNNYFWLPESSQAGFIANGDIVELKRIRRTEELYGFRFAEVTLRMLDYPEEPDLEVKIMLDTLNADGPSLTAADSRRLFEEVAADYAHIASKGARMAQIKNNPHFNALQVKFAYALTCHKAQGGQWANVFVEMGYIPNKEPDTEYLRWLYTALTRATDKVFLLNFTDAFFQ, from the coding sequence ATGACCCCTAAAGATATTAGACAAGCCATTTTAAAAGAATTCCCCTATTCCCCCACGGAAGATCAGAGTCAATTGATCGACCTGATGGCCGACTATATCCTAAAGGGGGACTCATCCTCTGTCTTTGTGCTGAAAGGTTATGCAGGCACAGGGAAAACCACCATTGTCAGCAGCCTGGTCCGCATCCTTCCTTCCTTGCGGGCCAATAGCATCCTGCTGGCCCCCACCGGAAGGGCCGCCAAGGTGCTTGCTGGTTACTCGGGAAGGAAAGCCTTCACCATCCACAAGAAGATATACCGCCTGCTGCCCACCGCAGATGGCTCTGTAAGCGTGGAACTCCAGCAAAACAAGCACAAGAACACCTTCTTCATTGTGGATGAAGCTTCCATGATCGGAGGGACCCGCAGTGAACAGTCAGAATTATTTGGAGGCACAAACCTGCTCGATGATTTATTGCGTTTTGTTAGCGAGGGCATAAATTGCAGGCTGGTCCTGATTGGGGACACCGCACAGCTTCCCCCAGTGATGACTACTGAAAGCCCTGCCCTGAGCGAAAAGTTTCTGAGTCAAAGGTATCATCTGAAGATATGGAATTTTGAGCTGAGGGAAGTCGTTCGCCAGGCCCGTGACAGCGGCATCCTTCATAATGCCACAATGATCCGTCAAATGCTGGGAGCAGGAAAGGAAGGCTATCCACAGATGCAGCTCCCGGGGTTCAGCGACATCCGGCGGCTGGAGGGCCCTGATGCCGCAGACGAAGTAAACAATGCCTATATGAGCCGCGACATGGAACAGTCGCTTATCGTTTGCCGGTCAAACAAAAGGGCAAACCTCTTCAACCAGCACATCCGCAGCAGGGTATTGTTCAGGGAGGATGAGATCAGCGCAGGCGACTTGTTGATGGTCGTCAAGAATAACTACTTCTGGCTGCCTGAGTCAAGCCAGGCCGGCTTTATTGCCAATGGTGACATCGTTGAACTGAAACGTATCAGACGCACTGAGGAGCTCTATGGCTTCCGCTTTGCAGAAGTGACCCTTCGCATGCTGGATTACCCCGAGGAGCCAGACCTGGAGGTCAAGATCATGCTCGATACATTAAACGCCGATGGCCCTTCACTCACCGCTGCCGATAGCAGGCGTCTGTTTGAAGAAGTAGCCGCGGATTATGCCCACATAGCGAGCAAAGGTGCCCGAATGGCCCAAATCAAGAACAACCCGCATTTCAATGCCCTGCAGGTGAAGTTTGCCTATGCCCTCACCTGCCACAAGGCCCAGGGCGGCCAATGGGCCAATGTGTTTGTGGAAATGGGTTATATCCCCAACAAGGAACCTGATACCGAATACCTGCGCTGGCTGTACACGGCCCTGACCAGGGCCACGGATAAGGTTTTCCTGCTCAATTTTACCGACGCATTCTTCCAGTAA
- a CDS encoding alpha-amylase family protein, translated as MKPIIYQIFVRLAGNRNSTVKPYGTIEENGCGKFNDLDQHFLEEIRAFGATHIWLTGVISHATLTDYSTYRLPANHPHVVKGRAGSPYAIRDYYDVCPDLAVDINRRMEEFEALIERCKTAGLVPIIDFVPNHVAREYHSKIRPEGVSDLGEHDQTALAFHPQNNFYYIPGQRLRLPEEVQQLPYAREKALKPFAEDPAKVTGNDQFTASPGINDWYETIKLNYGVDYQRGGAEYFDPLPATWEKMLDILLFWAGKGAKGFRCDMAEMVPVAFWKWAIREVKAKYPDTLFIAEIYNPGAYHLYHEIGGFDYLYDKEGLYNLMREVMTGGKPAASLSQAWKDLEGLDACMLRFLENHDEQRIASPQFAGDMRAGIPGMAVAATMHQGPLMIYFGQEMGEKAAGVAGFSGEDGRTTIFDYFHVPAFQQWFNQGRCNNEKLNPDQIRLKETYTTLLHLAQDPVITQGHFYDLMWFNQGKEDFDDRHLYCFLRWENVKAWLVVSSFCQNDNILAYIRIPSHFFEVAEMNRAETLQINAIQGITNLPKEMNLIQAENIGIPIEINPYSYIIISINA; from the coding sequence ATGAAACCCATCATCTATCAGATATTCGTCAGGCTTGCCGGGAACCGAAACAGTACCGTAAAGCCTTATGGCACAATTGAAGAAAACGGCTGTGGTAAGTTCAATGATTTGGATCAGCATTTCCTGGAAGAGATCAGGGCTTTCGGTGCCACACACATCTGGCTTACAGGCGTGATTTCGCATGCCACCCTAACGGATTATTCAACTTACAGATTACCCGCCAATCATCCCCATGTGGTCAAGGGCAGGGCTGGATCACCCTATGCAATCCGCGACTATTATGATGTATGTCCTGATCTGGCCGTAGACATCAACCGGCGAATGGAAGAATTTGAAGCCCTTATCGAACGGTGTAAAACGGCAGGCCTTGTTCCCATCATTGACTTTGTCCCCAACCACGTGGCCCGGGAATACCATTCAAAAATCAGGCCTGAAGGTGTTTCAGACCTGGGTGAGCACGACCAGACGGCACTGGCCTTTCATCCGCAGAACAATTTCTATTATATCCCTGGGCAGAGGCTAAGACTTCCCGAAGAGGTTCAACAGCTTCCATATGCCAGGGAGAAGGCATTGAAACCATTTGCTGAAGACCCTGCAAAAGTGACCGGCAACGACCAGTTTACCGCTTCACCTGGCATTAACGACTGGTATGAAACCATAAAACTGAACTATGGTGTAGACTATCAGAGAGGCGGCGCAGAATATTTTGACCCCCTCCCCGCCACATGGGAAAAAATGCTGGATATTCTGCTTTTTTGGGCAGGAAAGGGTGCCAAAGGCTTCCGCTGCGATATGGCCGAAATGGTACCTGTTGCATTCTGGAAATGGGCCATCAGGGAGGTGAAGGCAAAATACCCTGATACCCTTTTCATTGCCGAGATTTATAATCCCGGGGCTTATCACTTGTATCATGAAATCGGGGGCTTCGACTACCTCTATGACAAGGAGGGCTTATACAACCTCATGCGCGAAGTGATGACAGGGGGAAAACCAGCCGCTTCCCTGAGCCAGGCATGGAAGGATCTGGAAGGGCTGGATGCCTGTATGCTCCGTTTCCTGGAAAACCATGACGAGCAACGCATTGCCTCCCCCCAGTTTGCGGGAGATATGCGGGCAGGAATCCCCGGAATGGCCGTGGCAGCAACCATGCATCAGGGCCCACTGATGATCTATTTTGGTCAGGAAATGGGTGAAAAAGCAGCTGGTGTTGCCGGCTTCAGTGGAGAGGATGGACGGACAACCATATTCGATTATTTTCATGTACCCGCCTTTCAGCAATGGTTCAACCAAGGCAGGTGCAACAATGAAAAACTTAATCCTGATCAAATCAGGCTGAAAGAAACTTACACGACTCTTCTGCACTTGGCCCAGGATCCTGTTATCACCCAGGGACATTTTTATGACCTGATGTGGTTCAACCAGGGGAAGGAAGACTTTGATGACCGCCACCTTTATTGTTTCCTTCGCTGGGAAAATGTTAAAGCCTGGCTTGTGGTGTCCAGTTTCTGCCAAAATGACAACATCCTGGCATACATCAGGATCCCTTCCCACTTTTTTGAAGTGGCAGAAATGAACCGGGCGGAAACCTTGCAGATCAATGCGATTCAGGGCATAACAAACCTTCCGAAAGAGATGAACCTGATCCAGGCCGAAAATATTGGAATCCCCATAGAAATTAATCCATATAGCTATATCATTATTTCGATAAATGCTTAA
- a CDS encoding DUF4168 domain-containing protein, which produces MNQFRNTTQSISKTFFAAILTLTVLLAAPALSFGQETEEPKKEFRFADQDLLNFYDANRELSELQKETNEKIVAAVEANGLTMERFNQIASAAQIGALDGGMYSEEEISFFNTAAPQITEIQKEMQGKIEAALMELGLNSDYYQEIMNEFRADADLQTHVRELLRERARQAAREARQRERELEEQNK; this is translated from the coding sequence ATGAATCAATTTCGTAACACTACCCAGTCGATTTCAAAGACTTTCTTCGCGGCAATCCTTACCTTGACTGTCCTGCTTGCTGCTCCTGCCCTTTCTTTTGGACAGGAAACCGAAGAACCCAAGAAGGAATTCCGTTTTGCGGATCAGGACCTCTTGAATTTTTATGATGCCAACCGTGAATTAAGCGAACTCCAGAAGGAAACCAACGAGAAAATCGTTGCAGCCGTTGAAGCCAATGGTCTCACCATGGAGCGTTTCAATCAGATTGCCAGTGCAGCTCAGATCGGTGCCCTCGATGGCGGGATGTATTCGGAGGAAGAAATATCATTCTTCAATACGGCTGCCCCTCAAATCACCGAAATTCAGAAGGAGATGCAGGGCAAAATTGAAGCCGCCCTGATGGAATTGGGGCTGAATAGCGATTATTACCAGGAGATCATGAATGAGTTCAGGGCAGACGCCGATCTGCAGACCCATGTTCGCGAACTTTTGCGCGAGCGGGCCCGCCAGGCGGCGCGCGAAGCAAGGCAACGTGAAAGAGAACTGGAAGAACAAAACAAATAA
- a CDS encoding folylpolyglutamate synthase/dihydrofolate synthase family protein → MNYKETLGYLFEQLPMFHRIGPAAYKANLDNTLALSRHLGEPEKKFRSIHIAGTNGKGSVANMLASVLQQQGYKTGLATSPHLKDFRERIRINGKMIPKTAVTEFIQKNKGFFEQLSPSFFEITIGLTFDYFAREQVDVAVVETGLGGRLDSTNIVTPEISIITNIGMDHMNLLGNTLEKIAAEKAGIIKKGIPLVVGKHQAGVQEVFEAFADEKGAPIFNASDCYAFVSAETKDHAGQLFQEISFKRPGGELHTYKTDLLGVYQQENLATALTALEFLNRQGKFRVSDLALRQGLSQVKENTGFRGRWYQLGKRPRIICDTGHNSDGIKMVTSQLSTLAYDKLRIVLGMVDDKDVKGVLSLFPKDATYYFCKPDVPRGLNPHSLAAAAASEGLKGEVYATVKEALLAAKREASGRDLIFVGGSTFVVAEVV, encoded by the coding sequence ATGAACTACAAGGAAACCCTGGGGTACCTGTTCGAGCAGTTGCCCATGTTTCACCGTATTGGCCCTGCTGCTTACAAAGCCAACCTGGATAATACCCTGGCCCTGAGCAGGCACCTGGGCGAGCCTGAAAAAAAGTTCAGGAGTATCCATATTGCGGGCACCAACGGCAAGGGCTCGGTGGCCAATATGCTGGCATCGGTGCTGCAGCAGCAGGGGTACAAAACCGGCCTGGCTACTTCCCCCCACTTAAAGGATTTCAGGGAAAGGATACGGATCAACGGGAAAATGATTCCCAAAACCGCAGTAACGGAATTCATTCAAAAAAACAAGGGCTTTTTCGAACAACTCAGCCCGTCGTTTTTTGAGATCACCATTGGGCTGACCTTCGATTATTTTGCCCGCGAGCAGGTGGATGTTGCAGTGGTTGAAACCGGCCTTGGGGGAAGGCTTGATTCCACCAATATTGTTACGCCCGAAATCTCCATTATCACCAACATTGGGATGGATCATATGAACCTGCTGGGCAATACTCTGGAAAAGATTGCGGCAGAAAAGGCAGGCATCATCAAAAAGGGTATACCCCTTGTTGTAGGGAAGCATCAGGCAGGTGTTCAGGAAGTTTTCGAAGCCTTTGCTGATGAAAAAGGAGCGCCCATTTTTAATGCCAGCGATTGCTATGCTTTTGTCAGCGCAGAAACCAAAGACCACGCAGGCCAGCTTTTCCAGGAAATAAGCTTTAAACGTCCCGGTGGGGAATTACACACCTATAAGACTGATTTGCTGGGGGTCTATCAGCAGGAAAACCTTGCCACTGCGCTTACCGCCCTTGAGTTCCTCAACCGTCAGGGGAAGTTCCGGGTATCAGACCTGGCCCTGCGCCAGGGTTTGTCGCAGGTGAAAGAGAACACCGGGTTCAGGGGGCGCTGGTATCAGCTGGGCAAAAGGCCAAGGATCATTTGCGACACAGGGCACAACAGTGATGGAATAAAAATGGTCACAAGTCAGTTGTCAACCCTTGCATATGACAAGCTGAGGATCGTTCTGGGGATGGTGGATGACAAGGATGTCAAGGGGGTGTTGTCTCTTTTCCCAAAGGATGCCACCTATTATTTCTGCAAGCCAGATGTTCCCCGAGGTCTGAACCCCCATAGCCTTGCGGCAGCTGCAGCTTCCGAAGGGCTGAAAGGGGAGGTGTATGCCACCGTGAAAGAAGCCTTGCTGGCAGCCAAAAGGGAGGCATCAGGAAGGGATCTGATCTTTGTGGGTGGCAGTACTTTTGTGGTTGCCGAGGTGGTATAA
- a CDS encoding biopolymer transporter ExbD, which translates to MAIQMRNKRNLTFNMASMSDLVFLLLIFFMLTSTLIAPNAIKLLLPSSESRTMAKQTVTVYLNEDYQMFLEETPVTTDELHSGLLQLLANEEEGSVVLRADQSVPVQYIVNVIDVVNNINNANQSRHKVILATQPAP; encoded by the coding sequence ATGGCCATTCAAATGCGCAATAAACGCAACCTCACCTTCAACATGGCCTCCATGTCTGACCTGGTGTTCCTGTTGCTGATCTTTTTTATGCTGACCTCCACCCTCATTGCGCCCAATGCCATTAAGCTGCTGCTGCCCTCAAGCGAAAGCCGCACAATGGCCAAGCAAACCGTTACGGTTTATCTCAATGAGGATTACCAGATGTTCCTGGAAGAAACCCCTGTAACCACCGATGAGCTTCACAGTGGGCTGCTTCAGCTTTTGGCTAATGAAGAAGAAGGTTCTGTTGTGCTCAGGGCTGATCAGAGTGTGCCCGTGCAATATATTGTGAACGTGATCGACGTGGTAAATAACATTAACAATGCCAATCAAAGCCGTCATAAAGTAATTCTAGCCACCCAACCCGCTCCGTAA
- a CDS encoding MotA/TolQ/ExbB proton channel family protein codes for MLSHILLQVQMGSTAQVVDTLAQTPTQTFETMTLWSLMVKGGIIMIPLAILSIWAIYIFIERYMAISRASKEETNFMNNIRDFIHDGRIDSAKSLCKNNQSPIARMIAKGIVRIGRPLNDINAAIENVGKLEISKLEKNIAVLATVAGAAPMLGFLGTVIGMIKAFYNMSMAGNNIDISLLAGGIYEAMVTTVTGLAVGVLAYICYNILVARIEKVVFILEARATEFMDLLHEPAS; via the coding sequence ATGTTAAGCCACATTCTATTGCAGGTTCAGATGGGCAGCACCGCCCAGGTTGTCGATACATTGGCGCAAACCCCGACGCAGACATTTGAAACCATGACGCTCTGGAGTTTAATGGTAAAGGGTGGGATCATCATGATTCCGCTGGCTATCCTTTCGATCTGGGCCATTTATATTTTTATTGAACGGTACATGGCCATCAGCAGGGCTTCGAAAGAGGAAACCAACTTCATGAATAATATCCGCGATTTTATTCACGATGGTCGCATCGATTCGGCCAAGTCGCTTTGCAAAAATAACCAGTCGCCCATTGCCCGGATGATTGCCAAGGGCATTGTTCGTATCGGGCGCCCGCTGAACGACATCAATGCAGCCATTGAAAATGTGGGTAAACTCGAGATATCCAAGCTTGAAAAGAACATTGCCGTGCTGGCAACGGTTGCCGGTGCAGCGCCCATGCTGGGTTTTCTTGGCACGGTAATTGGAATGATCAAGGCGTTTTACAATATGTCAATGGCTGGAAACAACATCGATATCAGCCTGCTTGCCGGGGGCATTTATGAAGCCATGGTGACTACTGTGACCGGCTTGGCCGTGGGCGTATTGGCTTATATCTGTTACAATATCCTGGTGGCCCGCATCGAAAAGGTGGTCTTTATCCTCGAGGCCCGCGCCACCGAGTTTATGGACCTTTTGCACGAACCCGCTTCCTAA
- the gap gene encoding type I glyceraldehyde-3-phosphate dehydrogenase produces the protein MAKIKTAINGFGRIGRLTLKAALKNEDIEIVAVNDLTDSATLAHLLKYDSTHGKFPGTVSAEGEYLVVNGKKIRVYSEKDPANLPWKELGIQVVVESTGVFRDREKISKHLQAGAEKVVLCVPSKSASDVDATVVLGVNDDDIKPEHKIFSNASCTTNCLAPVAKVINDKFGIKRGLMNTIHSYTNDQIILDAPHKDLRRARSAALSIIPTTTGAAKAVGLVIPALKGKMDGFAMRVPTPDGSVVDLTVELEKNVTKEEINQALKEAAEGPMKGILEFCSDPIVSADIIGNTHSSIFDSLLTQVIDGNFVKVVSWYDNEFGYASRVVDLVAKIG, from the coding sequence ATGGCAAAAATTAAAACCGCTATCAACGGCTTTGGTCGTATTGGCCGTTTGACCCTGAAAGCAGCCCTCAAGAATGAGGACATTGAAATTGTAGCAGTAAACGACCTGACCGACAGCGCCACTTTAGCCCACCTTTTGAAATATGACTCTACGCATGGAAAGTTCCCCGGTACTGTTAGTGCAGAGGGTGAATACCTCGTCGTTAACGGGAAGAAGATCCGCGTATATTCTGAGAAAGACCCAGCCAATCTTCCCTGGAAAGAATTGGGAATCCAGGTTGTTGTTGAATCGACCGGCGTATTCCGCGATCGTGAAAAGATCAGCAAGCACCTGCAGGCAGGCGCTGAAAAGGTGGTCCTCTGTGTGCCTTCAAAAAGCGCCAGCGATGTTGACGCCACCGTGGTACTTGGCGTAAATGACGATGATATTAAGCCCGAACACAAGATCTTTTCCAACGCTTCATGCACCACCAACTGCCTGGCACCTGTTGCCAAGGTAATCAACGACAAGTTTGGCATCAAGCGCGGACTGATGAACACCATTCACTCGTATACCAACGACCAGATCATCCTTGATGCGCCGCACAAAGACCTGCGCCGTGCCCGTTCAGCCGCCCTCAGCATCATCCCCACCACTACTGGCGCAGCCAAGGCTGTTGGCCTGGTGATCCCAGCCCTCAAAGGCAAAATGGACGGTTTCGCCATGCGCGTACCCACCCCCGATGGCTCTGTTGTTGACCTGACCGTGGAACTCGAAAAAAATGTAACCAAGGAAGAGATCAACCAGGCACTCAAGGAAGCCGCCGAAGGCCCCATGAAAGGCATCCTGGAATTCTGTTCTGACCCCATCGTATCGGCCGACATCATTGGCAACACCCATTCTTCCATCTTCGATTCCCTGTTGACCCAGGTGATCGATGGCAACTTTGTAAAGGTTGTTTCGTGGTATGACAATGAATTTGGCTATGCCAGCCGCGTGGTTGACCTGGTAGCCAAGATTGGCTAA
- a CDS encoding right-handed parallel beta-helix repeat-containing protein, whose product MNTMKKILISMLMLVVSLSLSAQGRFVIQNGENSQVYTTFQNAFAALVDGDTLYIPGGTYIIGDINIDKKVTMVGAGHYPAHTTATGLTILQGNIRFITGSDYSHIQGFYLTGGIQLGTSSSNQAVSYITISRSNLNGIKLYASSPATAQNIHITENVIRGSIDGGNAQHVLIEKNIVTNIYNFNNNVLISNNIVLQTNGDTFQHMYTCVFQNNVILHNGSYFLYASSSNTFLNNLFVKTITFSPPDYGSGNIISQPLASIFVNYPGGAFSYDFDFHLQETSPGNNAGTDGFDIGIYGTAVPYKEGAVPFNPHITSQEVSPGTNEAGEIEVNIQVEAQNR is encoded by the coding sequence ATGAACACAATGAAAAAGATTCTCATTTCAATGCTCATGCTGGTGGTAAGCTTATCGCTCAGCGCCCAGGGCCGTTTTGTCATCCAGAACGGCGAGAACAGCCAGGTTTATACCACCTTTCAAAACGCTTTTGCTGCCCTGGTGGATGGAGATACCCTGTATATTCCAGGTGGTACTTATATCATTGGCGACATTAATATTGACAAAAAAGTGACCATGGTGGGTGCCGGACACTATCCTGCCCATACCACGGCAACAGGTCTAACGATTTTGCAAGGAAACATCAGGTTTATCACAGGATCAGATTACAGTCACATCCAGGGATTTTACCTCACCGGAGGGATCCAGCTGGGGACTTCCTCGAGCAACCAGGCTGTCAGTTACATTACCATAAGCCGCAGTAATCTGAATGGGATAAAACTTTATGCTTCCAGCCCTGCAACGGCACAAAATATTCACATCACTGAGAATGTGATCCGGGGATCCATCGATGGGGGAAATGCTCAGCATGTCCTCATTGAAAAGAACATTGTGACAAACATTTACAACTTCAACAATAATGTTTTGATATCCAACAACATTGTTCTTCAAACCAATGGAGACACTTTCCAGCATATGTATACGTGTGTCTTCCAGAACAATGTCATCCTTCACAATGGTTCTTATTTTCTTTATGCAAGTTCTTCAAATACTTTTCTAAATAATCTTTTTGTAAAAACCATAACCTTCAGTCCCCCCGATTACGGTTCAGGCAACATCATCAGCCAGCCGCTGGCCAGCATTTTTGTCAATTATCCGGGGGGTGCTTTCAGTTATGATTTCGATTTTCATCTGCAGGAAACCAGCCCCGGCAATAATGCTGGAACCGATGGCTTTGATATTGGGATCTATGGAACCGCAGTGCCTTATAAAGAAGGTGCTGTACCCTTTAATCCCCATATCACCAGCCAGGAGGTTTCACCCGGAACCAATGAAGCCGGTGAGATAGAAGTAAACATCCAGGTGGAAGCACAAAACCGTTAA